AGGATTTGCGCGCAGGCGTAGAGAATCTGGAGCATGTTATTCGCATTTATGATCGACTGGAAGAATGGACATTTATGTATGACGGCGACAAGCCAGAGCCGGACTTTGATGTGCACCGTTCATTGAAAAATAACGTGTTTACCTATACAAAAGCTGGCGTAGCGCTGGCACGTATGCCGGTATTCCGCGAGCACGGCATTTCCAATGACGATCTGGTGTTTGCGGTTAGTCATGAAGCCTTATTGAACTTTCTAGCAGATGTACGCGTGCGTCAACGGGAGCAAAGTCTGAAACGTGTGACCGTATTTACCGATGGTCGTCATGGGATTAACCGCCAGCTCGAACCGGTTAGCCGTGCGGTATCGCGTGATGATGTGATTATGCCTTCGGAGATCAAGCAGGACATTTACCGTTCGCTGGATCGCTTTTTTGAAGAGGATCGCAGCTTTTATGAGAAATACGACATTCCGTACAAACGCGGTATTCTGCTCTACGGTCATCCGGGCAACGGGAAGACGACGCTGGTGAAATCGATTGCGGGCAGTGTACCCGGACCGGTCGCTTACTGGCAAATTACCGAATATACAAGCAGTGAATCGATTGAAGAGGTATTCGAGGCGGCTGGGCGGATGATGCCAATGGTGCTGGTGATTGAGGATATTGATTCCATGCCGACCGAAGCACGTTCCTTTTTCCTGAATACGCTGGATGGCGCAACGTCGAAGGAAGGAATTTTCCTGATCGGTACCACCAACTATCCTGAAAAGATCGACCCCGGTCTAATGAACCGTGCAGGACGCTTTGACCGTGCGTATGAGATTACATTGCCGGATGAAGCGCTGCGTCTGGAATATTTCCGCCGCAAAAAGCTGCATGAATTTGCTGGTGACGAGATGGTTGTAGAAGCGGCGCGGATTACCGAGGGCTTTACATTTGCCCAGCTGGGTGAGCTGTATGTATCCGCAGCACTGCATTGGCATGAAGAAGGCAAGCTGGATCTGCATGAGGTTATTCAAGGACTACGTGGAGAACTGGATAAGAGTCGTAAAGGCGTCTGGCTACGTAACGGTGAAGGTCGCATGGGCTTTCATTTCTAACAGATCGTTGCACAGCATCCTACTATAGAATGCACTGGGTCATATCGTAATTATGCACCAGATGCTATTGTAGAATGTATTAGATCATAATCATATCTTGGCAAAAACAAGCGGCGAGTGCATGCACTGGCTGCTTTTTGCTGTTGTACGAGGAGCGAGTGCAGGGGCGGAGTGTGTCTTTATTTTTATATGCTTCTTCTAACGCATCAATCATAAAAAGGAAGTGCGAATCAGAAGCCTTGAAAATAAAGAAATCACGTAAGCCGATACAAGAGACAAAAAAAGAAGAGTCAAACGTTTGAGCAAAAGGGGTACATATGATATGCTAATACACTTGCTGCAAAGGGATATAAGATTACGGTTTCCGTATTTTATATAGATAGATGTACATACAATATATCGTTCGTTTTATATGGAACAAATATACATATAAATCTATAATTGGGTTCAGAAGATGGGTGAAACCAGAACAAGAAAAGAAAGGAGAAGTTACTTTTATTGGCATAAGATGGTTTCGATCTTCAGTCTTGCACGATTGTTTTTGTACATAATAACAGCCACTCAGACGGAGATGGGCTGCGCCATTTTTATTTTGCATAATGTTCACTCATTTTATTATATTGGGAGGTATTTTAGTTGAGAACAAACGAATCTGTACGAGGAAAAACTTCATCTAAGATAAAACTGTCGCTGCTGAGCACAGCCTTGCTGGCAGCGGTCGTATTGCCACTAACGGGTGGTGAGCACGCATATGCTGCATCTACTGGCGGTTATGCTACTACGAATGGCTCTAATGAAGCGGCAGTAACGGTAAC
The DNA window shown above is from Paenibacillus sp. JQZ6Y-1 and carries:
- a CDS encoding AAA family ATPase yields the protein MIVYDQQDPHLSTRYADYARIIAGIEQKLWERYGVEYKLYASEDPNVEYWTLLEEDLRAGVENLEHVIRIYDRLEEWTFMYDGDKPEPDFDVHRSLKNNVFTYTKAGVALARMPVFREHGISNDDLVFAVSHEALLNFLADVRVRQREQSLKRVTVFTDGRHGINRQLEPVSRAVSRDDVIMPSEIKQDIYRSLDRFFEEDRSFYEKYDIPYKRGILLYGHPGNGKTTLVKSIAGSVPGPVAYWQITEYTSSESIEEVFEAAGRMMPMVLVIEDIDSMPTEARSFFLNTLDGATSKEGIFLIGTTNYPEKIDPGLMNRAGRFDRAYEITLPDEALRLEYFRRKKLHEFAGDEMVVEAARITEGFTFAQLGELYVSAALHWHEEGKLDLHEVIQGLRGELDKSRKGVWLRNGEGRMGFHF